One part of the Arabidopsis thaliana chromosome 4, partial sequence genome encodes these proteins:
- a CDS encoding receptor-like kinase codes for MMVIRPCVITKRRVAPEVFAGAARKSIEVCSPSGFDSNFFFELHSLDTLFVQAIAEWDRLTYLYERCVRSLSVEATNAKDAHEALAVEKEKVAQALADLARSQDDAKEMKRKYDELADGELVQKRLDRIKAHIDDTKAAEPKFFEFNQVSGNIKTLEALVEGGEVEMKSDDTMLRLVADAEELEAEVKAFGITDLMDGDFDVRTLFAELSPDNRNSVPPPTEGEDLADGRGECEGQAGERIVGQTEVRDEIADARD; via the exons ATGATGGTGATAAGGCCATGTGTCATCACCAAAAGGAGGGTTGCTCCTGAAGTTTTCGCCGGAGCGGCCAGGAAGTCGATCGAGGTATGCTCACCTTCTGGGTTTGattccaattttttctttgaattgcATTCGCTTGACACGCTCTTTGTCCAGGCGATCGCCGAATGGGATCGTTTGACTTATTTGTACGAGCGTTGTGTTCGGAGCCTTTCCGTAGAGGCTACTAACGCGAAAGATGCCCATGAGGCTTTGGCcgttgaaaaggaaaaagtagcTCAGGCGCTGGCCGACCTGGCAAGGTCTCAAGACGACGccaaggagatgaagaggaaataTGACGAATTAGCTG ATGGCGAGCTCGTTCAGAAGCGATTGGATCGTATTAAAGCTCATATTGACGATACGAAGGCGGCAGAACCAAAGTTTTTTGAATTCAACCAAGTATCTGGGAATATCAAGACTCTCGAGGCGTTGGTCGAAGGTGGCGAAGTGGAGATGAAGTCGGATGACACGATGTTAAGATTGGTAGCGGATGCAGAGGAATTGGAGGCCGAGGTGAAAGCTTTTGGTATCACCGATCTTATGGACGGCGACTTCGATGTTCGTACTTTATTTGCCGAGCTGAGTCCTGATAATCGTAATTCCGTTCCACCGCCGACTGAAGGGGAAGATCTCGCGGATGGACGAGGTGAGTGCGAAGGCCAAGCTGGTGAAAGAATCGTTGGTCAAACTGAAGTTCGAGACGAGATCGCGGATGCTAGAGACTGA
- a CDS encoding cysteine-rich repeat secretory-like protein (Domain of unknown function (DUF26); CONTAINS InterPro DOMAIN/s: Protein of unknown function DUF26 (InterPro:IPR002902); BEST Arabidopsis thaliana protein match is: Protein with domains of unknown function (DUF26 and DUF1204) (TAIR:AT4G20620.1); Has 1465 Blast hits to 1431 proteins in 20 species: Archae - 0; Bacteria - 0; Metazoa - 0; Fungi - 0; Plants - 1465; Viruses - 0; Other Eukaryotes - 0 (source: NCBI BLink).): MSSVFGSVHILAMIAIQLLLTHSVSSLNLTNAYLHHKCSNTQGKYKQGSAFEKNLNLVLSTITSIGNFRDGFRYTEEGEDPNNVFVMFQCRGDSYWSKCPPCISTAVSGLRRRCPRNKGAIIWYDQCLLKISSVASFNKIDYENDFYLSNPNNMSDRGLFNKETSALLEKLAYKASDRNNLDGKQLVLYAAGEKRIGTKKVYAMVQCTKDLIFTKCFECLEGILRKFPQCCDGKRGGRVFGTSCNFRYELYPFLRNYSNSTMRAPY, encoded by the exons ATGTCTTCAGTTTTTGGATCTGTCCATATCTTGGCCATGATAGCCATACAACTCCTCCTTACACACAGTGTTTCATCTCTGAACCTTACCAATGCGTATCTGCACCACAAATGCAGCAACACTCAAGGAAAATATAAGCAGGGGAGCGCGTTcgagaaaaatctcaacttagTCCTCAGTACCATCACCTCGATTGGAAATTTTCGTGACGGTTTCCGCTACACCGAAGAAGGTGAGGATCCCAATAACGTCTTTGTCATGTTCCAGTGTCGCGGCGACTCCTACTGGTCCAAGTGCCCCCCTTGCATTAGCACCGCCGTCTCTGGG CTTCGTAGGAGATGTCCAAGAAATAAGGGAGCAATAATATGGTATGACCAATGTCTTTTAAAGATATCTTCAGTTGCCTCCTTCAATAAGATAGATTATGAGAACGATTTCTATTTGTCCAACCCAAACAACATGAGTGATCGGGGGTTGTTCAACAAGGAGACGTCGGCTCTCCTGGAGAAGCTGGCATATAAAGCCTCCGATAGAAACAACTTGGATGGTAAACAATTGGTGTTGTACGCAGCAGGGGAGAAGAGAATTGGGACAAAGAAGGTGTATGCAATGGTGCAGTGTACGAAAGacttaatatttacaaagtgcTTTGAGTGTTTGGAAGGGATTTTGAGGAAGTTTCCACAGTGTTGTGACGGTAAACGAGGAGGGAGAGTTTTCGGTACGAGCTGTAACTTTAGGTATGAGTTATATCCTTTTCTTAGAAACTACAGCAACAGTACAATGAGAGCTCCATATTAA
- a CDS encoding cysteine-rich repeat secretory-like protein (DUF26 and DUF1204) (Protein with domains of unknown function (DUF26 and DUF1204); FUNCTIONS IN: molecular_function unknown; INVOLVED IN: biological_process unknown; LOCATED IN: endomembrane system; CONTAINS InterPro DOMAIN/s: Protein of unknown function DUF26 (InterPro:IPR002902), Protein of unknown function DUF1204 (InterPro:IPR009596); BEST Arabidopsis thaliana protein match is: Protein with domains of unknown function (DUF26 and DUF1204) (TAIR:AT4G20620.1); Has 30201 Blast hits to 17322 proteins in 780 species: Archae - 12; Bacteria - 1396; Metazoa - 17338; Fungi - 3422; Plants - 5037; Viruses - 0; Other Eukaryotes - 2996 (source: NCBI BLink).) has product MSSVFGSVHILAMIAIQLLLTHSVSSLNLTNAYLHHKCSNTQGKYKQGSAFEKNLNLVLSTITSIGNFRDGFRYTEEGEDPNNVFVMFQCRGDSYWSKCPPCISTAVSGLRRRCPRNKGAIIWYDQCLLKISSVASFNKIDYENDFYLSNPNNMSDRGLFNKETSALLEKLAYKASDRNNLDGKQLVLYAAGEKRIGTKKVYAMVQCTKDLIFTKCFECLEGILRKFPQCCDGKRGGRVFGTSCNFRYELYPFLRN; this is encoded by the exons ATGTCTTCAGTTTTTGGATCTGTCCATATCTTGGCCATGATAGCCATACAACTCCTCCTTACACACAGTGTTTCATCTCTGAACCTTACCAATGCGTATCTGCACCACAAATGCAGCAACACTCAAGGAAAATATAAGCAGGGGAGCGCGTTcgagaaaaatctcaacttagTCCTCAGTACCATCACCTCGATTGGAAATTTTCGTGACGGTTTCCGCTACACCGAAGAAGGTGAGGATCCCAATAACGTCTTTGTCATGTTCCAGTGTCGCGGCGACTCCTACTGGTCCAAGTGCCCCCCTTGCATTAGCACCGCCGTCTCTGGG CTTCGTAGGAGATGTCCAAGAAATAAGGGAGCAATAATATGGTATGACCAATGTCTTTTAAAGATATCTTCAGTTGCCTCCTTCAATAAGATAGATTATGAGAACGATTTCTATTTGTCCAACCCAAACAACATGAGTGATCGGGGGTTGTTCAACAAGGAGACGTCGGCTCTCCTGGAGAAGCTGGCATATAAAGCCTCCGATAGAAACAACTTGGATGGTAAACAATTGGTGTTGTACGCAGCAGGGGAGAAGAGAATTGGGACAAAGAAGGTGTATGCAATGGTGCAGTGTACGAAAGacttaatatttacaaagtgcTTTGAGTGTTTGGAAGGGATTTTGAGGAAGTTTCCACAGTGTTGTGACGGTAAACGAGGAGGGAGAGTTTTCGGTACGAGCTGTAACTTTAGGTATGAGTTATATCCTTTTCTTAGAAACTAA
- a CDS encoding cysteine-rich repeat secretory protein, putative (DUF26) (Domain of unknown function (DUF26); FUNCTIONS IN: molecular_function unknown; INVOLVED IN: biological_process unknown; LOCATED IN: endomembrane system; CONTAINS InterPro DOMAIN/s: Protein of unknown function DUF26 (InterPro:IPR002902); BEST Arabidopsis thaliana protein match is: Domain of unknown function (DUF26) (TAIR:AT3G22000.1); Has 1375 Blast hits to 1344 proteins in 20 species: Archae - 0; Bacteria - 0; Metazoa - 0; Fungi - 0; Plants - 1375; Viruses - 0; Other Eukaryotes - 0 (source: NCBI BLink).), whose protein sequence is MYPSCSLLQRLVWFPFLALVATQLLFIRNVSSLNLTNEYLHHKCLVSEGKYKPGSKYEYILNDHIRFLAAGNFRSGSMHMTSGLKPNAVTILYQCRGDSYNSKCRSCYAAGISGLRRRCPRNKGGIIWFDQCFVEITSISVIDFNISKINYENNFPLHNPNRVSGDIKSFNNETMALLKELALKANNKDNMDNGKMALYASGEKRVGTKKVYAMVQCMRDLVKPKMCKECLESIIKEFPECCDGKQGGRILGTSCDFRYELYPFLRTSDSKTV, encoded by the exons aTGTACCCTTCATGTTCTCTTTTACAACGTCTCGTTTGGTTCCCTTTCTTAGCCTTGGTGGCCACACAACTCCTATTTATACGCAATGTTTCGTCCCTGAACCTGACCAATGAGTATCTGCATCACAAATGTCTCGTTAGTGAAGGGAAATATAAACCAGGAAGCAAGTACGAGTATATCCTTAACGATCACATCCGTTTTCTCGCAGCCGGAAATTTTCGCTCAGGTTCCATGCACATGACAAGTGGTCTAAAACCCAATGCTGTAACCATCCTCTACCAGTGCCGCGGTGACTCCTATAATTCTAAGTGCCGCTCTTGCTATGCTGCCGGCATCTCCGGG CTTCGTAGGCGATGTCCGAGAAACAAAGGTGGGATAATATGGTTCGATCAGTGTTTTGTTGAGATTACTTCAATCAGTGTCATCGACTTCAACATCTCAAAGATCAATTACGAGAACAATTTCCCCTTACACAACCCGAACAGGGTAAGTGGCGATATAAAGTCATTCAACAATGAGACAATGGCTCTCCTCAAAGAGTTGGCGTTGAAAGCAAATAATAAAGACAACATGGACAATGGCAAGATGGCACTGTACGCATCAGGGGAGAAGAGGGTCGGGACAAAGAAGGTGTACGCAATGGTTCAGTGTATGAGAGATCTAGTTAAGCCTAAGATGTGTAAGGAGTGTTTGGAAAGCATTATAAAGGAGTTTCCCGAGTGTTGCGACGGTAAACAAGGAGGGAGGATTTTGGGTACGAGCTGTGATTTTAGGTATGAACTTTACCCTTTTCTAAGGACTTCAGATTCAAAAACTGTTTGA
- a CDS encoding uncharacterized protein (unknown protein; Has 86 Blast hits to 20 proteins in 1 species: Archae - 0; Bacteria - 0; Metazoa - 0; Fungi - 0; Plants - 86; Viruses - 0; Other Eukaryotes - 0 (source: NCBI BLink).): MSCQRGGIPRGHLETKTNSSDRPSQPARHLTRLKHLVSRSVSSSSSARPSQAARQLTRPKYLASRPIVFRPQARLSSTIGSFLLYLCLLKKSSFVIRPIRLSRGLVINRKILLPSLEIPFSYLCDSCINSCNRNERGF; this comes from the exons ATGTCTTGTCAAAGGGGGGGGATTCCGCGAGGACACTTAGAGACAAAGACCAACTCGTCAGATCGCCCGTCTCAACCAGCTCGTCATCTCACCCGTCTGAAGCATCTCGTCAGCCGGTCCGTCTCAAGTAGCTCATCAGCCCGcccgtctcaagcagctcgtcagctcacccgtccgAAGTATCTCGCCAGCCGGCCC ATCGTCTTCCGGCCTCAAGCTCGTCTTTCATCTACAATCGGCTCGTTCTTACTCTATTTATGCTTGTTGAAGAAATCATCCTTTGTAATCCGTCCAATTCGCCTAAGTCGCGGGCTCGTCATTAATagaaagattcttcttccttccctAGAGATCCCATTTTCGTACTTGTGTGATTCGTGCATCAACAGCTGTAACAGAAATGAGAGAGGATTTTAG
- a CDS encoding RNA-binding; reverse transcriptase, putative (DUF1204) (CONTAINS InterPro DOMAIN/s: Protein of unknown function DUF1204 (InterPro:IPR009596); BEST Arabidopsis thaliana protein match is: RNA binding;RNA-directed DNA polymerases (TAIR:AT4G20520.1); Has 137 Blast hits to 137 proteins in 35 species: Archae - 8; Bacteria - 23; Metazoa - 36; Fungi - 6; Plants - 62; Viruses - 0; Other Eukaryotes - 2 (source: NCBI BLink).), translated as MSSFLLHFSRLQYLGVAWPLWHRGTSSFSLLSCFDSLFLWFRCRWVRILLGSSPVGLILAPWAIRRLDRPSVKTTARRSSRGRSRQNLATRWKMGRINLDAIPNYSRKYKEKRAVSETPQPSLSEGQQIAEATRRSLLDQVGRRVFEPGCSNPTGMASEKTREEVEVVVPSEMRGDGQVARRELVLGLQNSSGTFGARRVAPEVGRADASKRPRVSDHRWGFRYDDMAAPFTSNSVACAELLREIGRGSGIPSMPLDLKEEKVFAGAARKSIEVCSPSGFDSNFFFELHSLDTLFVQAIAEWDRLTYLYERCVRSLSVDATNAKDAHEALAVEKEKVAQALADLARSQDDAKEMKRKYDELAGRALSEMKRLRERRLEYAEFVRRSALDKMAELVQKRLDRIKAHIDDTKAAEPKFLEFNQVSGNIKTLEALVEGGEVEMKSDDMMLRLVADAEELEAEVKAFGITDLMDGDFDVRTLFAELSPDNRNSVPPPTEGEDLADGRGECEGQAGERIVGQTEVRDEIADARD; from the exons ATGTCCAgctttcttttgcatttttcgAGGCTCCAATATCTAGGCGTTGCATGGCCGTTGTGGCATAG AGGTACGagttctttctctcttttgtcttgttttgattcgttatttctttggtttcgATGTCGTTGGGTTCGAATTCTTCTCGGCTCGTCCCCGGTCGGACTCATACTGGCGCCCTGGGCGATTCGTCGACTCGATCGGCCAAGTGTGAAGACGACGGCTCGTCGTTCGTCTAGAGGTCGATCTCGTCAGAATTTAG CGACTCGTTGGAAGATGGGAAGGATAAACCTAGACGCGATCCCCAACTACTCGAGGAAATACAAGGAGAAGAGAGCCGTTTCGGAGACTCCGCAGCCGTCTCTTTCCGAGGGACAACAGATTGCAGAAGCTACAAGGAGAAGCCTCTTGGATCAGGTCGGTCGTCGTGTGTTTGAGCCGGGATGTTCGAATCCTACTGGAATGGCTTCTGAGAAGACGCGAGAAGAGGTTGAGGTTGTCGTCCCTTCCGAGATGCGAGGCGATGGTCAGGTTGCAAGGAGGGAGCTCGTACTTGGTCTTCAGAATTCGTCTGGCACGTTTGGTGCAAGGAGGGTTGCTCCTGAAGTGGGTCGTGCGGATGCTTCTAAACGACCGCGGGTAAGCGACCATAGATGGGGCTTTCGTTACGACGATATGGCTGCTCCCTTTACTTCTAATTCTGTCGCTTGTGCTGAGCTTCTTCGTGAAATTGGTCGTGGCTCGGGTATTCCTTCGATGCCCTTAGACTTGAAGGAGGAGAAAGTTTTCGCCGGAGCGGCCAGGAAGTCGATCGAGGTATGCTCACCTTCTGGGTTTGattccaattttttctttgaattgcATTCGCTTGACACGCTCTTTGTCCAGGCGATCGCCGAATGGGATCGTTTGACTTATTTGTACGAGCGTTGTGTTCGGAGCCTTTCCGTAGACGCTACTAACGCGAAAGATGCCCATGAGGCTTTGGCcgttgaaaaggaaaaagtagcTCAGGCGCTGGCCGACCTGGCAAGGTCTCAAGACGACGccaaggagatgaagaggaaataTGACGAGTTAGCTGGTCGCGCTCTTTCGGAGATGAAGAGGCTTCGAGAACGTCGACTTGAATATGCTGAATTTGTCCGGAGATCGGCCCTTGATAAGATGGCGGAGCTCGTTCAGAAGCGATTGGATCGTATTAAAGCTCATATTGACGATACGAAGGCGGCAGAACCAaagtttcttgaattcaaCCAAGTATCTGGGAATATCAAGACTCTCGAGGCGTTGGTCGAAGGTGGCGAAGTGGAGATGAAGTCGGATGACATGATGTTAAGATTGGTAGCGGATGCAGAGGAATTGGAGGCCGAGGTGAAAGCTTTTGGTATCACCGATCTTATGGACGGCGACTTCGATGTTCGTACTTTATTTGCCGAGCTGAGTCCTGATAATCGTAATTCCGTTCCACCGCCGACTGAAGGGGAAGATCTCGCGGATGGACGAGGTGAGTGCGAAGGCCAAGCTGGTGAAAGAATCGTTGGTCAAACTGAAGTTCGAGACGAGATCGCGGATGCTAGAGACTGA
- a CDS encoding RNA-binding; reverse transcriptase, putative (DUF1204), whose protein sequence is MGRINLDAIPNYSRKYKEKRAVSETPQPSLSEGQQIAEATRRSLLDQVGRRVFEPGCSNPTGMASEKTREEVEVVVPSEMRGDGQVARRELVLGLQNSSGTFGARRVAPEVGRADASKRPRVSDHRWGFRYDDMAAPFTSNSVACAELLREIGRGSGIPSMPLDLKEEKVFAGAARKSIEAIAEWDRLTYLYERCVRSLSVDATNAKDAHEALAVEKEKVAQALADLARSQDDAKEMKRKYDELAGRALSEMKRLRERRLEYAEFVRRSALDKMAELVQKRLDRIKAHIDDTKAAEPKFLEFNQVSGNIKTLEALVEGGEVEMKSDDMMLRLVADAEELEAEVKAFGITDLMDGDFDVRTLFAELSPDNRNSVPPPTEGEDLADGRGECEGQAGERIVGQTEVRDEIADARD, encoded by the exons ATGGGAAGGATAAACCTAGACGCGATCCCCAACTACTCGAGGAAATACAAGGAGAAGAGAGCCGTTTCGGAGACTCCGCAGCCGTCTCTTTCCGAGGGACAACAGATTGCAGAAGCTACAAGGAGAAGCCTCTTGGATCAGGTCGGTCGTCGTGTGTTTGAGCCGGGATGTTCGAATCCTACTGGAATGGCTTCTGAGAAGACGCGAGAAGAGGTTGAGGTTGTCGTCCCTTCCGAGATGCGAGGCGATGGTCAGGTTGCAAGGAGGGAGCTCGTACTTGGTCTTCAGAATTCGTCTGGCACGTTTGGTGCAAGGAGGGTTGCTCCTGAAGTGGGTCGTGCGGATGCTTCTAAACGACCGCGGGTAAGCGACCATAGATGGGGCTTTCGTTACGACGATATGGCTGCTCCCTTTACTTCTAATTCTGTCGCTTGTGCTGAGCTTCTTCGTGAAATTGGTCGTGGCTCGGGTATTCCTTCGATGCCCTTAGACTTGAAGGAGGAGAAAGTTTTCGCCGGAGCGGCCAGGAAGTCGATCGAG GCGATCGCCGAATGGGATCGTTTGACTTATTTGTACGAGCGTTGTGTTCGGAGCCTTTCCGTAGACGCTACTAACGCGAAAGATGCCCATGAGGCTTTGGCcgttgaaaaggaaaaagtagcTCAGGCGCTGGCCGACCTGGCAAGGTCTCAAGACGACGccaaggagatgaagaggaaataTGACGAGTTAGCTGGTCGCGCTCTTTCGGAGATGAAGAGGCTTCGAGAACGTCGACTTGAATATGCTGAATTTGTCCGGAGATCGGCCCTTGATAAGATGGCGGAGCTCGTTCAGAAGCGATTGGATCGTATTAAAGCTCATATTGACGATACGAAGGCGGCAGAACCAaagtttcttgaattcaaCCAAGTATCTGGGAATATCAAGACTCTCGAGGCGTTGGTCGAAGGTGGCGAAGTGGAGATGAAGTCGGATGACATGATGTTAAGATTGGTAGCGGATGCAGAGGAATTGGAGGCCGAGGTGAAAGCTTTTGGTATCACCGATCTTATGGACGGCGACTTCGATGTTCGTACTTTATTTGCCGAGCTGAGTCCTGATAATCGTAATTCCGTTCCACCGCCGACTGAAGGGGAAGATCTCGCGGATGGACGAGGTGAGTGCGAAGGCCAAGCTGGTGAAAGAATCGTTGGTCAAACTGAAGTTCGAGACGAGATCGCGGATGCTAGAGACTGA
- a CDS encoding receptor-like kinase (receptor-like protein kinase-related; FUNCTIONS IN: molecular_function unknown; INVOLVED IN: biological_process unknown; LOCATED IN: endomembrane system; CONTAINS InterPro DOMAIN/s: Protein of unknown function DUF26 (InterPro:IPR002902), Protein of unknown function DUF1204 (InterPro:IPR009596); BEST Arabidopsis thaliana protein match is: Protein with domains of unknown function (DUF26 and DUF1204) (TAIR:AT4G20630.1); Has 1323 Blast hits to 1300 proteins in 55 species: Archae - 8; Bacteria - 25; Metazoa - 41; Fungi - 8; Plants - 1236; Viruses - 0; Other Eukaryotes - 5 (source: NCBI BLink).) → MMVIRPCVITKRRVAPEVFAGAARKSIEVCSPSGFDSNFFFELHSLDTLFVQAIAEWDRLTYLYERCVRSLSVEATNAKDAHEALAVEKEKVAQALADLARSQDDAKEMKRKYDELAGRALSEMKRLRERRLEYAEFVRRSALDKMAELVQKRLDRIKAHIDDTKAAEPKFLEFNQVSGNIKTLEALVEGGEVEMKSDDTMLRLVADTEELEAEVKAFGITDLMDGDFDVRTLFAELSPDNRNSVPPPTKGEDLADGRGECEGQAGERIVGQTEVRDEIADARD, encoded by the coding sequence ATGATGGTGATAAGGCCATGTGTCATCACCAAAAGGAGGGTTGCTCCTGAAGTTTTCGCCGGAGCGGCCAGGAAGTCGATCGAGGTATGCTCACCTTCTGGGTTTGattccaattttttctttgaattgcATTCGCTTGACACGCTCTTTGTCCAGGCGATCGCCGAATGGGATCGTTTGACTTATTTGTACGAGCGTTGTGTTCGGAGCCTTTCCGTAGAGGCTACTAACGCGAAAGATGCCCATGAGGCTTTGGCcgttgaaaaggaaaaagtagcTCAGGCGCTGGCCGACCTGGCAAGGTCTCAAGACGACGccaaggagatgaagaggaaataTGACGAGTTAGCTGGTCGCGCTCTTTCGGAGATGAAGAGGCTTCGAGAACGTCGACTTGAATATGCTGAATTTGTCCGGAGATCGGCCCTTGATAAGATGGCGGAGCTCGTTCAGAAGCGATTGGATCGTATTAAAGCTCATATTGACGATACGAAGGCGGCAGAACCAaagtttcttgaattcaaCCAAGTATCTGGGAATATCAAGACTCTCGAGGCGTTGGTCGAAGGTGGCGAAGTGGAGATGAAGTCGGATGACACGATGTTAAGATTGGTAGCGGATACAGAGGAATTGGAGGCCGAGGTGAAAGCTTTTGGTATCACCGATCTTATGGACGGCGACTTCGATGTTCGTACTTTATTTGCCGAGCTGAGTCCTGATAATCGTAATTCCGTTCCACCGCCGACTAAAGGGGAAGATCTCGCGGATGGACGAGGTGAGTGCGAAGGCCAAGCTGGTGAAAGAATCGTTGGTCAAACTGAAGTTCGAGACGAGATCGCGGATGCTAGAGACTGA
- a CDS encoding cysteine-rich receptor-like kinase, translated as MKKHTHQKYQISQTMSSVFGSVHILAMIAIQLLLTHSVSSLNLTNAYLHHKCSNTQGKYKQGSAFEKNLNLVLSTITSIGNFRDGFRYTEEGEDPNNVFVMFQCRGDSYWSKCPPCISTAVSGLRRRCPRNKGAIIWYDQCLLKISSVASFNKIDYENDFYLSNPNNMSDRGLFNKETSALLEKLAYKASDRNNLDGKQLVLYAAGEKRIGTKKVYAMVQCTKDLIFTKCFECLEGILRKFPQCCDGKRGGRVFGTSCNFRYELYPFLRN; from the exons atgaaaaaacacacacaccaaaaatatcaGATATCTCAAACAATGTCTTCAGTTTTTGGATCTGTCCATATCTTGGCCATGATAGCCATACAACTCCTCCTTACACACAGTGTTTCATCTCTGAACCTTACCAATGCGTATCTGCACCACAAATGCAGCAACACTCAAGGAAAATATAAGCAGGGGAGCGCGTTcgagaaaaatctcaacttagTCCTCAGTACCATCACCTCGATTGGAAATTTTCGTGACGGTTTCCGCTACACCGAAGAAGGTGAGGATCCCAATAACGTCTTTGTCATGTTCCAGTGTCGCGGCGACTCCTACTGGTCCAAGTGCCCCCCTTGCATTAGCACCGCCGTCTCTGGG CTTCGTAGGAGATGTCCAAGAAATAAGGGAGCAATAATATGGTATGACCAATGTCTTTTAAAGATATCTTCAGTTGCCTCCTTCAATAAGATAGATTATGAGAACGATTTCTATTTGTCCAACCCAAACAACATGAGTGATCGGGGGTTGTTCAACAAGGAGACGTCGGCTCTCCTGGAGAAGCTGGCATATAAAGCCTCCGATAGAAACAACTTGGATGGTAAACAATTGGTGTTGTACGCAGCAGGGGAGAAGAGAATTGGGACAAAGAAGGTGTATGCAATGGTGCAGTGTACGAAAGacttaatatttacaaagtgcTTTGAGTGTTTGGAAGGGATTTTGAGGAAGTTTCCACAGTGTTGTGACGGTAAACGAGGAGGGAGAGTTTTCGGTACGAGCTGTAACTTTAGGTATGAGTTATATCCTTTTCTTAGAAACTAA